One Candidatus Methanomethylophilaceae archaeon DNA segment encodes these proteins:
- a CDS encoding ATP-binding protein: MPEEIFDRSIYGRMLEWKNNWSDSYALLIEGARRVGKSTVAREFSRKEYRTAMIIDFYNPRPGTIEVFKRHWNNYDRLFTELQAIYSVDLYVGESVIVFDEVQRYPKAREMIKGLVEDGRYRYIETGSLITLSCASSKIMIPSEEYRLEMHPMDFREFCMAMGESKKWELAKHSFDGMEPIGAMHRQLTELYKTYMVVGGMPQSVSRFKKTQRYSDVEKVKNGILDLYHEDLGKIPVNKGNTAKRLFDLVPAMLSRHEKRFRPGAVKKGSRTSDYLDSIMWLEDSRICNICKGVRDVQTALDLTIDETSMKCYLLDTGLLLTQAFNEHVLERADVRGAFIRDKLGMNEGMLFENAVSQELVSCGIDLRFSRFYTDDKHVGEVDFVVGGRKVTPIEVKSGNSARHRSLDRFIERYRPHIRKAYVIHSSDLKIDGDITYLPIYMVGMLGAELAGDN, encoded by the coding sequence ATGCCCGAGGAAATCTTCGATCGCAGCATTTATGGCAGAATGCTCGAGTGGAAAAATAACTGGAGCGACAGCTATGCTTTGCTGATAGAAGGAGCTAGAAGGGTAGGCAAGAGCACGGTCGCCAGGGAATTCTCGAGGAAAGAATACCGTACGGCAATGATAATCGATTTCTACAATCCCCGTCCCGGGACGATCGAAGTTTTTAAAAGGCATTGGAACAATTATGATCGCTTGTTCACGGAGTTGCAGGCGATTTATTCGGTCGACCTTTATGTCGGTGAAAGCGTAATAGTCTTCGACGAGGTTCAGCGTTATCCCAAAGCCCGCGAGATGATCAAAGGTCTGGTTGAGGATGGAAGGTACAGGTATATCGAGACGGGCTCTCTGATAACGCTCTCATGCGCTTCCTCCAAGATCATGATTCCCTCCGAGGAGTATCGCTTAGAGATGCATCCTATGGATTTCCGTGAGTTCTGCATGGCGATGGGCGAATCCAAGAAATGGGAGTTGGCAAAGCACAGTTTCGATGGTATGGAGCCGATAGGCGCGATGCACAGGCAGCTCACCGAACTTTACAAAACATACATGGTGGTAGGCGGGATGCCGCAGTCGGTATCGAGGTTCAAAAAAACCCAGAGATATTCCGATGTCGAAAAAGTGAAAAACGGCATTCTCGATCTTTACCACGAGGATCTGGGAAAGATACCGGTAAACAAGGGAAACACGGCTAAGAGGCTGTTCGACCTTGTCCCAGCGATGCTGAGCCGTCATGAGAAGAGATTCCGCCCAGGCGCCGTCAAGAAAGGAAGCAGGACGTCGGATTATCTGGACAGCATCATGTGGCTGGAGGATTCGCGCATTTGCAACATATGCAAAGGCGTCAGAGATGTCCAGACCGCATTGGATCTGACGATCGATGAGACGTCGATGAAATGCTATCTGTTGGATACCGGGCTTCTGCTGACCCAAGCTTTCAACGAACACGTACTGGAAAGGGCCGATGTCAGAGGGGCTTTCATCCGCGATAAGCTCGGCATGAATGAGGGGATGCTTTTCGAGAATGCGGTGTCCCAGGAGCTGGTCTCGTGCGGGATCGACCTGAGGTTCTCCAGGTTCTATACAGATGACAAGCACGTCGGCGAGGTGGATTTCGTTGTCGGCGGAAGGAAAGTTACACCTATAGAAGTCAAGTCCGGGAATTCGGCGAGGCACAGATCCTTGGACCGTTTCATAGAGCGCTACCGGCCGCACATCAGGAAAGCTTATGTGATCCATTCTTCCGATCTGAAGATTGATGGGGATATCACCTACCTTCCGATTTACATGGTCGGGATGCTGGGGGCCGAGCTGGCCGGAGACAATTGA
- a CDS encoding MMPL family transporter produces MNIVKKGDYTFDSYSKSVQKHPKAIVAVWIVALIIAVPFALQSESVLNYDMTSMGGFDSESTEGNGLMDEHFSNGISAKAILVVPYSDAYQLAEIQDKLIASGALDKRVQERYGSEVTTMAMGSYSKDGSASGICLVAFEFPEGKAVTDEVGTLRGIVSDAKADAGLSGLKTYVTGAAAISYDTMQEASRDVQIIDPLSVILIFALLALFFWTICTAIIPPAVVGAAYGIVLALIYGLGMILDIFYVTKVIVLVSMLGAGCDYSVFIVSRYREERKKGASKEDSITDAVRWAGESVFTSGLAVIIGFAVMSFCTFSLLSSMAIILALGIVMAMAAALTLIPAVLSLIGDKVFWPRSIDYYKAGTRKGSYAKAVNFSKSYYTRAADIALKHSKAIVIAVILLTVPLAYVAVTSEDSFDMISVMPDSEGKEGIQVITENADGGMIMPSYVVVDVGSEAAEISPLPMEGLGTLVWTEYGREVLAGSAASAAKIVSSDGNISTAMSPMSWAAMYQSAYKAIQGKGIPESMITAEMVNRAITDQMPDLVSMQLEERLFGTYGWDIKPDDTLWGAIYGAAYKAILVKGVPESMITVEMVNRAAVSAVPEPISSSLTQMFDSYGWGLPPEAVSANVPALGSTIASMIDYSLNIGAGLVSDDGKYIRMMVLVKDEPMSRASMDSIGGMRDVMSSVVGDGSGWAKGSWVTGTGAILYDISEVVGHEFTLIEIAVVVLIFVLLFLVLGSYLTPVRSLATIIMSVVWTLGLLQIVFSRILGIDIVWMVPIILFVICLGLGMDYDILLTTRIREGKIRGMSNDEAIKNAVIRSGPIIALCGLIMGGTFLTMLVSGSAMLQEIGFALGVAILVDSLVVVPFIVPALMHLMGDWSWKGPKFLRKDGIN; encoded by the coding sequence TTGAACATAGTCAAAAAAGGTGATTACACGTTCGACAGTTATTCTAAATCTGTTCAGAAGCATCCCAAGGCGATCGTCGCCGTGTGGATCGTCGCTCTGATCATTGCGGTGCCGTTCGCGCTGCAGTCTGAGAGCGTTCTGAACTACGACATGACGTCCATGGGCGGGTTCGACAGCGAATCCACCGAAGGGAACGGGCTGATGGATGAGCATTTCTCAAACGGGATCTCCGCCAAAGCGATTTTGGTGGTCCCGTATTCGGATGCGTATCAGCTCGCCGAGATACAGGATAAACTCATAGCGTCCGGCGCATTGGACAAGAGGGTGCAGGAGAGGTACGGTTCCGAGGTCACGACGATGGCCATGGGCTCCTACTCCAAAGACGGTTCCGCCAGCGGGATCTGTCTTGTCGCGTTCGAGTTCCCCGAAGGCAAAGCCGTTACCGATGAGGTAGGGACTCTGAGGGGCATAGTGTCCGACGCAAAAGCGGATGCCGGACTTTCCGGCTTGAAGACTTACGTCACCGGCGCGGCGGCCATTTCGTATGATACCATGCAGGAGGCCAGCAGGGACGTCCAGATCATAGATCCCCTTTCGGTGATTCTGATCTTCGCCCTTCTCGCACTCTTCTTCTGGACCATCTGCACCGCCATCATTCCCCCTGCGGTCGTGGGGGCCGCTTACGGTATCGTCCTGGCGCTCATCTATGGTTTGGGTATGATCCTGGACATTTTCTATGTGACCAAGGTCATAGTCCTGGTCTCCATGCTCGGAGCCGGATGCGATTATTCTGTGTTCATAGTGTCCAGATACAGAGAGGAGCGCAAGAAGGGGGCCTCCAAAGAGGATTCGATAACCGATGCGGTCAGATGGGCAGGGGAATCTGTTTTCACATCCGGTCTCGCCGTGATAATCGGATTCGCTGTCATGTCATTCTGCACGTTCTCGCTTCTGTCTTCCATGGCGATAATCCTCGCTCTGGGCATAGTGATGGCTATGGCCGCGGCTCTCACGCTGATTCCCGCTGTGCTGTCTTTGATAGGCGACAAGGTGTTTTGGCCCAGATCCATCGATTATTACAAGGCCGGAACCCGCAAAGGCTCCTATGCTAAGGCGGTAAACTTCAGCAAGTCATATTACACGCGCGCGGCCGACATAGCACTGAAGCATTCCAAAGCCATAGTAATCGCGGTAATCCTGCTCACGGTGCCATTGGCGTATGTCGCAGTGACATCCGAGGATTCCTTCGACATGATCAGCGTCATGCCCGACAGCGAGGGCAAAGAGGGCATCCAGGTCATAACCGAGAACGCTGACGGAGGAATGATCATGCCCTCGTACGTGGTGGTGGACGTCGGTTCCGAAGCAGCCGAGATATCGCCGCTGCCGATGGAAGGCTTAGGGACTTTGGTCTGGACCGAATACGGCAGGGAGGTTCTCGCCGGGTCCGCAGCTTCCGCCGCAAAAATTGTTTCGTCCGACGGCAACATCAGTACGGCCATGTCCCCCATGTCCTGGGCGGCGATGTACCAATCCGCTTACAAGGCGATACAGGGGAAAGGCATCCCCGAGTCCATGATAACCGCGGAGATGGTCAACAGGGCCATAACGGACCAGATGCCCGATCTCGTCTCGATGCAGCTCGAAGAGAGGCTGTTCGGGACCTACGGATGGGACATAAAACCTGACGACACCCTTTGGGGAGCCATCTACGGCGCCGCCTACAAAGCGATACTGGTCAAAGGCGTCCCCGAGTCCATGATAACCGTCGAGATGGTCAACAGGGCGGCGGTCTCCGCAGTCCCGGAGCCCATATCGTCTTCGCTGACCCAGATGTTCGATAGCTATGGCTGGGGCCTTCCTCCCGAGGCGGTCTCCGCCAACGTCCCCGCTTTGGGGAGCACAATAGCCTCTATGATCGACTACTCCCTCAACATAGGCGCCGGGCTCGTGTCCGACGACGGGAAGTACATCCGCATGATGGTCCTGGTCAAAGATGAGCCCATGTCCAGGGCGTCGATGGATTCGATAGGCGGGATGAGGGACGTGATGTCCTCGGTCGTAGGCGACGGGTCAGGATGGGCGAAAGGATCTTGGGTGACCGGCACCGGTGCCATTCTTTACGATATCTCCGAAGTCGTGGGCCACGAGTTCACTCTCATCGAGATAGCCGTCGTCGTCCTGATATTCGTCCTGCTGTTTTTGGTGCTCGGATCGTATCTGACGCCGGTCCGTTCGCTGGCCACGATCATAATGAGCGTGGTGTGGACCCTCGGGCTTCTGCAGATCGTGTTCTCCAGAATTCTGGGTATCGACATAGTGTGGATGGTCCCCATCATACTGTTCGTCATATGCCTCGGACTGGGGATGGATTATGATATCCTGCTCACAACCCGCATCAGGGAAGGCAAAATCAGAGGGATGTCCAACGATGAGGCCATCAAGAACGCCGTGATCAGATCCGGCCCAATCATCGCTCTCTGCGGGCTGATCATGGGCGGGACGTTCCTCACGATGCTGGTCTCCGGGTCCGCGATGCTCCAGGAGATAGGGTTCGCCCTTGGCGTGGCCATTCTCGTGGATTCATTGGTGGTCGTGCCTTTCATCGTGCCTGCGCTCATGCATCTGATGGGAGATTGGTCCTGGAAGGGCCCCAAGTTCCTCCGTAAGGACGGCATCAATTGA
- a CDS encoding DUF2075 domain-containing protein, translating to MIIYSETKDKFIEDLENGTLDEKVCDLMRNRFGRETPKSELNSWKNSLSTVGMCILMSEIPDDSGIAIEYNIPYTSKRVDLIVTGLDGDDISNAVIIELKQWESAECVADKDGIVRTFIGGDIRETAHPSYQAWSYAMAIADFNADVQDMGIMLHPCAYLHNYPLSENDPIIDRTYERYLREAPLFAKYDKKKLEDFLRKYIKKGDGKETIFHIDSGRLRPSKSLQDVLASMMRGNIEFTLLDTQKVVFEEVLRSAKQIAKSDSKRTIIVKGGPGTGKSVLAINLLSELIGLGMSASYVSKNAAPRNVYNQKLKGTMKKSRVDILFSGSGAFTSPLSENRFDVLLADEAHRLNEKSGIYSNMGENQIMEIIRASRLSVFFIDEDQIVTTKDIGTVEEIRKHARSLGSQVYETELDSQFRCSGSDGYISWLDDVLGIRETANPLWDESYAYDFRLFSDPNSLRDAIAEKNLKDNKSRLVAGYCWNWITAGKDDPSVHDIILGEYGFEMSWNLGSSQTWAIDPDSVNEIGCIHTCQGLEFDYVGVIIGPDLRFEDGHVVTDVSKRARTDQSVKGIKKLPPEEGEKLSSKIIRNTYKVLMSRGMKGCYVFCCDKNLSDHIASRMRQRN from the coding sequence GTGATCATTTACAGCGAAACCAAAGATAAATTCATCGAAGACCTCGAGAACGGCACCCTTGACGAAAAAGTCTGCGACCTGATGAGGAACAGGTTCGGAAGGGAGACCCCCAAATCCGAATTGAACTCGTGGAAGAATTCTCTGTCTACGGTCGGCATGTGCATCCTCATGTCTGAAATACCGGACGATTCCGGCATCGCCATAGAATACAACATCCCGTACACCTCCAAACGTGTGGATCTTATCGTTACGGGGTTGGATGGGGATGACATAAGCAACGCTGTGATCATAGAGCTCAAACAATGGGAATCGGCCGAATGCGTGGCTGACAAAGACGGGATAGTCCGCACGTTCATCGGGGGCGACATAAGGGAGACTGCCCACCCATCCTATCAGGCATGGTCATACGCGATGGCCATCGCCGATTTCAATGCGGATGTGCAGGACATGGGAATAATGCTTCACCCCTGCGCCTATCTCCACAACTATCCCCTGTCAGAAAACGACCCCATAATCGACAGAACGTACGAGAGGTACCTCAGAGAGGCGCCTTTGTTCGCAAAATATGACAAGAAGAAACTGGAAGATTTCCTGAGGAAGTATATCAAGAAAGGCGACGGCAAGGAAACTATCTTCCACATCGATTCGGGAAGGCTGAGGCCGTCCAAATCCCTTCAGGACGTGCTGGCTTCCATGATGAGAGGCAATATCGAATTCACCCTTCTGGACACTCAGAAAGTAGTTTTCGAGGAGGTTCTGCGCTCTGCGAAGCAGATTGCCAAATCGGATTCCAAGCGCACGATTATAGTCAAAGGAGGCCCCGGGACCGGAAAATCTGTTCTGGCGATCAATCTCCTCTCAGAGCTGATCGGCCTCGGCATGTCCGCCTCGTACGTATCCAAGAACGCGGCGCCGCGCAACGTCTACAACCAGAAACTCAAAGGCACTATGAAGAAGAGCCGCGTTGACATTCTTTTCTCCGGCTCGGGCGCGTTCACATCCCCCTTGAGCGAGAACAGATTCGATGTCCTCCTTGCCGACGAAGCGCATCGTCTCAACGAGAAAAGCGGGATCTACTCGAATATGGGAGAGAACCAGATCATGGAGATAATCCGCGCATCCAGGCTGTCGGTTTTCTTCATAGACGAGGATCAGATCGTTACCACGAAGGACATAGGCACCGTGGAAGAGATAAGAAAGCATGCCAGATCACTTGGCTCGCAGGTATACGAGACAGAACTCGACTCGCAGTTCAGATGCTCCGGATCCGACGGATACATCTCTTGGCTGGACGATGTGCTGGGAATACGCGAGACGGCCAATCCCCTGTGGGACGAATCCTATGCATATGACTTCCGCCTGTTCAGCGACCCCAATTCTCTGAGGGATGCGATAGCCGAGAAAAATCTGAAGGACAACAAGTCAAGGCTGGTCGCGGGATACTGCTGGAACTGGATAACGGCAGGCAAGGATGACCCTTCCGTTCACGATATCATACTGGGAGAATACGGCTTCGAGATGAGCTGGAACTTGGGGTCCAGCCAGACGTGGGCGATAGATCCGGATTCGGTCAACGAAATCGGATGCATACACACATGCCAGGGGCTGGAATTCGATTACGTCGGAGTGATAATCGGCCCCGATCTCAGATTCGAAGACGGACACGTCGTCACAGACGTATCGAAAAGGGCGAGAACCGATCAGTCCGTGAAAGGAATCAAAAAACTCCCTCCAGAAGAAGGGGAAAAACTGTCTTCGAAAATCATCAGGAACACATACAAAGTCCTCATGTCGAGAGGGATGAAAGGCTGCTACGTGTTCTGCTGCGACAAGAATCTTAGCGACCATATCGCCTCCCGGATGAGGCAGCGTAATTGA
- a CDS encoding TetR/AcrR family transcriptional regulator: protein MATKMNHDRKRSGKGEETRRRIIDASVVLFLDKGYEKTTIREIAWKAGVLPGSVYNLFKNKDEVFAEVVSEALWDSIRESKECLPKNSSLTSILSFPIFLQIYAASKSQHIASLIGTIYRKWDIK, encoded by the coding sequence ATGGCTACCAAGATGAACCATGACAGGAAAAGATCGGGCAAAGGCGAAGAAACCCGCCGCCGCATAATCGACGCGTCCGTGGTTCTTTTCCTGGATAAGGGCTACGAAAAGACGACCATCCGCGAGATAGCTTGGAAGGCCGGGGTCCTTCCCGGAAGCGTTTACAATCTATTCAAAAACAAAGACGAGGTCTTCGCGGAGGTCGTATCAGAAGCTCTCTGGGATTCCATCCGCGAATCCAAGGAATGCCTCCCGAAAAACTCGAGCCTGACCTCGATACTGAGTTTCCCCATATTCCTGCAGATCTATGCGGCGTCCAAATCCCAGCATATCGCAAGCCTCATCGGAACGATATACAGGAAATGGGACATCAAATAG